TCTTATGTCATGAATCATGGCTGGCTTCTATCCAGTCAGTGTTGGGAATGAAGTCATCTTTGTAAACAAGTCCTGCTGTTTCTTTAAACAGCGAACATAGGAATTAAATTTCCTCCTTAGTTAGTGCCAATTTTAAGtggttttttaaatcaaagaatgCCAGTGAAACTTCTGAATCGGCCAGGACAGCCACAGCTCTATTTTCCTGTAAAACTTAAGTAGTTAAGTTCTATGAAATGCTACGCAGCGCTTCATCAGTTCCAACTTGTTTGCTCAGTTAACTTTAGTGTTTTCCTGGTGGTTTTTCAGTGCTCTTCGGTGGTGTCATAATGCCTCCATTGCAAACTGGTGACAACTGTCCCCCCTTTCTGAAGGTGTTCATATAATTTACTTCATCCTATACATGTGAAGAAATCACGCAGAGATTAACAGCTAAGATAAAGCATTGATATGGTAAAACAAAGTCAAACCAGACTTCTGTGTACTAATTTGAGACTACTTAGGCCTAATAAATATAATCATCTCTTTATGTGTTTGCAACTGTGATTAGTCATATTTTAGAGGTTCAACTGCCTgcaacttgtatttttaaaaactcttacctGGACTATTGGCATTCATCTTGAGACACTTCACAAATCTTGCTTTGACTTCAAAGTTATTTTATTAGCTTTTCTACATTTTGAAATCAGTGTGCCCATTGGAACTTTCTATCCCCTTACCATCTTATATAACTGCTTGAAATATTATTCCGTAGTATCCTTACTATCAGTTTCAGTGACTTACCAAATAGTAAGACCAAAAAACTACAAGAAAGAAACATACCAGCATAGCCAGATAATTTGTATGTGTCTGTATATTGTGTCTGTCTTCCATAGAAATCTTCTTAAAAACCTTCAGCTTCACTGGGCTAGTACTTTTTACTATGCTGACAAAAGGCACCATCCAGTCTACACATTCAGAAATGTTGTCCCATTCCAAACCTAGAtaaagaaaagttagaaaaatgtGAAGGTTACATCAGAAACATATGCCTACTTATTTGCTTGTGCTTCAAAATTTAAAGatagttaatttaaaattcatgtaaaaaaggaaaccaaaacaaGCACATAATATAAACCAAAATCAACAAGTTtatgtgggattagcagatgtaaactactgtatataggatggataaacaacaaggtcctactgtatagcacagagaactatattcagtatcctgtgataaaccataatggaaaagaatattaaaaaagcatgtctctatatgtataactgagtcactttgctgcacagctgAGATtggcacaacgttgtaaatcaactatacttaaaaaaaattaaaaaaaaaaacaagtttagCAAGTCAAAACAGACTATCACTCTCAAATATGTTTATAATCTGACTATTTTGAGGGAGAAAAAGACTTAGAGCTTCTTAGCCAGTACCTGCTGCATAGGAAACTGAAATTGTCAAAACCCAAAGAACTCTTTAATGTGGAGCTATAATTACACTTACTAACTTCAAATGGATTTAAATTCGATTAGaccttattttttgtttgtggaTATTTATTGAGGATTAGAAAGTACTTCTAACAGAAGGGAAGATAATCGCTAAACTGCTCTTTTCcattaaagtttaaaattctTGTTTAGCAGGATGCTAAGTTCAAAATAGTccctttaaaagttgtgaatgGGTAAGAAGAGAACAAAATATACTGTCTTACCTGAGGCTTTCTTAACCACTTCAAGAGAGGTAAAATGGCACAAGGCAGCAGCAGCGAGTATTCTGTACTGGAACTCTAATGAATCGATGGCAAGAATACACAGATCTAAAAGCTAACAGAGGAAAAAGTATAAGAATTTAGGAGAAGGATGAATACTACATGTCACTACTAAACATCCGTCAGCTAACATTTTAGATTGCTTATGATGCGGACCATATGCCAAGAATTGCTAAAACTACAGGGATCCAAAGAGAAATAAGCTGCCACCCTGAAGGAAGTTCAGTCTTGTTAATAAACAAGTAAAGGATTGTTACGATATAGCATGATGTGTACTATTAGGAAGTGCACCTGATCCAGAGTGGGAAAGACAGGGAAGACTTCTGCTTAAATTAGTCTTAAAATACAAGGTAGCCAGGAAGACTGGGAGGTAGAGAATGTTCTAGATATAGGAAACAGAATTTACAAAGATAAATGAGAAAGGATTACTTTTCTTTGGAACTCAAGTAGTTCAGAACACATAaggtaaaaaatatgaaataaggaatatctttccttcattatttttaaaaaagggggttGCTGGAGAGGCATGGCCTAGGTTAGATCATAAAGGGTCTTTAAGAAGTCAGAACTTTAAAGTTCTTACTGATTATTGAAATTActagaagattttaaatcagGGAAATTACATTTTAAGAACAATCCCTTAGACTATGGTGAAGCAGAAACACAAGAAGGGAACATGTTTCTAAATAGATGAGTTAAGAGGTAGTACAATCCAGGCAATAAGAGATCTGAACAACGATCAGTGAAATTGTGTAAAAAGGTTAGATTTCAGGGGCCTGAGGTGATACCTGTCCAgtgaaataaaacttatttttgtcCCCATGGGTCCAGAAGACAGAAACACGAGTAGAGGAGTTGGAAAtgaattattactattatatacCTCTAGAAACTTTCCACACTGTTTATCAGCTTATCAAAGGTTTGCCCTATCAAAAGCGTTTAGCTGCCTAGGATAATCTGGGATGCTAGGAAATCtgatggaaaaaattaatatgacTTCATTAGAAAGTTCTACAAAATGAACCAATTCTAATATATGTACTGGTTCTCCAGTTTTAGTGTTCATAATGAGTTTACTAGATTTAAAACACAAGTTGAATTTCAACGTAGGTTACTTAAAACCCATCCAGAGTACCACAGTTTCTTCAATTCCATGTGTAAGATTGTCACATCCTACACAGAATAAGAATCTGGGTGTTCTTCACTTATATATGGCAGGTACAGCAGCCTTAAGATCCTACTTATGAGAAGCAGGCAGGAAAGAATGGTACCGTCCTCCTGTAATTACTTTCTTAGAATATTTGTTATACACTGGCCTAGGAAAgtttaatttaaacttaaatttttaaataatgttataaCTAAATtaggtgattttaattttaacacGTAAAATAGGTTCCCTGTGTATTCAAATATAAGAGAGTAAGATAATTTTACAGAATAATTTCATACTATTATAAAACCTAAAACAACTGGCTGAAAAATACCTTTCCCCATGTTACATCAAAAAGAGGTATTTAACTCTCTACCTCATACTCCTAAAGAGTAAAAAGTGCTCATAATATATTTAAACGcaagttttaaaactttgttttctagaattttcagTAAGCAATGTAAATATTGGGGACAGAATTTTATGCATCAGAAGTTTTGTTCTAGTCAATTAAGGAATGGGTTTAATTCAGTATGCTGTCATTTTATTGTGTAGCCTATTTAACACTATAAATACACTAAACAAAACCTGTAATTAAAAACATTAGCAAATagtcaataaaaatatcaataccTGAGCTATTTGAATGAACTTTTCCTGAGAATACTGAGGTAGAAGAACTTTAGGAGCATCTTTAAGAGCATCAACTTGGAGGAAGAGATTTAGCCAGGAGATGACTGTTACAGGACAAAGTTCCCATTTTAAAGCCtgttaatgaaattaaaatgccTGTTAATAAATGTaggtatatataccacattataTAGGTACTTCCTTAAATAGTCATTTAAGAAACTTTTTGCTTTGGGCATATTTCTTCCTATTTTCATAACAATATTTATAGATACCTCACAATCTAAGGCTGCTTGTGTTTTAGTCTATTATTGATACAGACCCCTTTATTATTCTCTAGTTATCTTTATTGACAAAGTTCCTTGGACCTATTTTTCATTCctacttttctcatttcttgCAGCCCCTCGTCTTCCAAATGTATTCTCTTCTTTATCGAAACTgcccttttaattttattcaataaCTCCACAGCTAATTCCATTCAGATCTCTGAAGAACTGATTCTacactttttctttctgtgatcTATAATGGCTTCTGTTCAACatgtaaaagctaaaaaaaaagacaaatcctaATTTATGATATCTTTCTCTCCATGAAGCCCTGGGACTTTACCATTTATTAAGAAGTCAAAAATAATTAGGAGAGAACAGAGAGTCTTAATGCCTGTAGGACCACCCAGAGAATTCCATCTTCCCATTATATATCCTCCTTATACTATACTTCAAGTCTGAATCTGGATAAGTTTGTTACTAGAACATATCAGAACTATATGCAATGTCTTATAataccctataatggaaaagaatctgaaaaaatatatatatatataaaactgaatcactttgctgtacacctaaaactaacacaacattgaaaatgaagtatatttcaataaaaaaatttcttttaaaaaggacaaTATCAGCATGCCAACAAGATCCCATTCTTACAGAGCTATCAATCTGAATGTTTATAAACATAACAAATTTATAATGTATATAGATATCTTGTAAATGAAAGTCATATTGATTGTGTTTTCTTGTGTCCTATTTATAAAAACCAGGATGCTCAAATTTCATAACATACTTTCTAGTAGCTAACATTCACCCTTTAATCTCTAATTCAAGGCCCAATTAAACATCTTAATGCTTCTCTACCCTTCTATTAATAGCCCTTCCCAtgcatatagaaaagaaaaaaggcagtgaAATAATTCTCATTCTCCACCTGCTGGAAGAAGTGGAAACTCAGAACTAagatttgagaatcactgttggAATTCATTTATATACACATGCTATGCTAACTACCTATAAGTTTTGAAAGTGTTAAAcacttttaaattaagaaataatattCTCAATATAGGAAAAttgaaagatacagaaaaatagaGTTTACAGGTTAAGCAAATTCCCTTCCCATCTTAGAACTGGATCCTagtactaaaatctcagttttgaCTACTTAACATTGTAGTAGTCTTTGAGTTTAGTAAATTACAGAGTTATTAAATTGCaactagaaataataaagatatattaTTACCTTTAATATAATGAGTTCCATCCTTAAGATATCCTCTTCACTGCAAGCACCATCAGTGACATAAGCAAACTCTTGCAGCTTAGGAGCGtagatttcctttaaaatagatttaattaatatcaAGCACAGTTGAGAGTGagattaaaacaaaagaattataTACAAACCAATCTAGGcttcatttttaaaggacaaaATGATTATAAAtcttaataaaataattctacgatagccaaagcaaccttacctttaaagatatttttcGTATCTGGGTATCTAAATTAGCCAACTATATTGATTGAAACATTTTTATAGAACTGATTATGAATCTAAGTTAATAAACAATTAGACTATTTTAACCAGTCATTTCAGTGACTGGttaaaacaaaaagccaaacttGTTTTAGGATTGCCTAGTATATCAGACTAAAACAAGATACTCAACAAATAAGGTCTAGAAATTGAAAACATTAACTTTATCCTAGTACAAAAGTATGGTTATTCAAACAATAATTTGTACAGTTTGGTTGATGACAGGTCTGTCTTAACAGTTCAGAGAATAACAACTAGAATGATCAGAGGAGTAGAAGAGATGCTGCCACAGATGAGAACAGGCTAAAGATCAAGATTTCAGTCTAGAAAGGTATCTGAAACACACAGTATGATTTCAGGTAAGGATATACTGAATACAAACTTATTCATCAAATTTGGCAGAATTTGGGGATAGCCCTTAAGGCTCAAAAGACAAATgtggaagaggagaaaaatacaCTTAAGGAAATTAATGCATGATTCACAGTCCCTCTTCTACCCTCAAAACAATACAGGCTTCAAAAATTTCAGATGAAGGTACTAATGATATCCTTATGTGTTGAATTTAAGAAAAGTAGATTGAGATCATGTGAAGGAAAATCTCGGGCAGGAAAGGTGTTTCCTTCTATCCTAGCACCATCATCAGATATAAAAATACTAGGCTGGATATAGACCATGATTCTAACCTAACATAGCATTTATTGCATTTGATTGGTTAATTAGGTTTCAGAGACCATTTTATTGAATCCAAGTGTCATAACTAGGTATAGAGAGACAGCGTTGGTCATTTTGTTTGGCACGGTTAGCCATGGAATATTTCACCTAGATActagttccagaatcaaaccagAGACTTATAATAGGCTCAGATACTTTGAAGGGAACCATGATAATTATCCTTCCACCCAAATCATAGTGTTCAGAAAATGTACTGGAAAAAACTCACTAATCTTTCCTAAGGATTAACATATCAAAAGTGGTACACAGTATTCTCTGGGATTAATGCATTGGTTAAGACAAAAAAAGTTTGCGGTAAATATATCTATGGATAAACTTTGAGAACTTACCTCAAGTTTGGAAGCAATGAATAATGAGGTAATTCCAATGAGTTgaagcatatttttatttatatccttTTGTGTCAACATAAATCTATCAAAAAAGTCTTGCGCAAGATAAAATGTTTCCCTATGAAGTGTGTATACTTCACACACCTAGAGAAGAATCCATTTAAATATTATTCCATTAATTTCTCCAAATTAGAAAGTTACCTCTTAGCATACCAGATTTCAGAACACTTTCTGAAGCCCAACTTGCTTTTTAGGATACCAAAgctaaaatgggggaaaaattaACATGTGCTAATAGGATAAATCTATTACGGTCCTCTtagttttataggtttttttcaCATAGACTAACTGTGTTTATTCCCAGATACATTTACACTTTTGCTGACTATGGATGAGTACTTTTTTCCTATTAAgtttctaatttctttaaaattaatttttattggagtatagttgctttacaatgttgtgttagtttctactgtacagcaaagtgaatcagctttatgatacatatatcccctcttttttggatttccttcccatttaggtcaccacagagcactgagtagagttcccttggctatacagtaggttctctttagttatctatcttattcATAGTGTCAGTAGTGTATatgtcatataatttttattgatgACAAATGGGTAAGTTTTTATGCTTAGTTTATACTCTAATAGTTCCAACTGATTCTCTTCATCATTCTACATATACATTTAACTACAAAATGACAACTCTGTTCCTTTCAATGTTCTTACCTCACTTAAAGAATTATAGAAGAAAACTGAATGAATAACAATGGTGATTGACAaaatttttatcttattccttgttTCTGACTATAATGGGAATTCCCCTAATGTTTCActattgttattaataataagTAGTATCTGTCATTTCCACACTTAATATAGGGAAAgcttttaattctcaaaataacttCATGAAGTAGGAAACAGAGGGACAGACATACATGAGTTTCTAATAAACACTTAATGTGTTAAGGAAATCTATCTCTAGtttattgcatatttaaaaatcaggaatgtatactgaatttcaaaaaataacttttacatCTATGATATATAACCTTATGATTTTCTCCCTTAAACTATTAAtagattttcaaatgttggacCATTTTTGCATTCCTAGACTGAAAGAAATACTAAGACAAAGTAGAGTTTAATGCTCTGCtggattttaattattatattatatttggttttgtatatataatcatatatttaaGGGAAAATAGGGATAAATTTGATAGACAACCACTGAATAAAAATCAATGTAacataaaaaggcaaaataaaataacatcaaCATAATTGTGCTTAAGTTGCATCTATGATCATTAGACATTCAGAAAAGTCAAAATCCAACTACATTCTTGTACACACATGATTGAAACATAATCTTCCCTTCTAGTCAGAATAAGGAATAAGATGACCTGACTCAAAAGGACAACATTTTGCAGTCTTAACGAACTTTTCTGATAGCTTCTGAGATCTATTCTGCCATGTGTTtctccaccaaaaagcctgtggtaATTCCCCCTTAGAGTTCATTGTCTCTATCTATATTAAAGACAGGGAAACTACAGAGCAAATATTCCAAGGGCTGGGGGAACATTAGTTTGTTATCAATATAAGTAATCATCTCAATAATTTTAGAGATTCTTTCAGAATTATTATCCAGAGAAAGGGAATGGGCCTAAACAAGAGAGGGCACAGATATTTAGGGACTTCTGGATAACTATTATTCCTTTAGATTAATGGTACAGCTCATTTCTGAAAGGAATAGAGGGATATAACAAAAGCAAGCTACATGGAGCCTCGAGGGCTTAGGGCTACTGGATATTCAAAGCCTCCTTATCATTTAGGATATAGAAATTAGGATTCCAAATCATAATTTGATTTTGGTGATGAAGAAAAGGACTTCTGAGGGTCCTGAAGCCTAGTCCTGGTTCTTTACATTGCATAGCAGAATTCAAAACCTTGTCAAATTCTGTTCATCTTGAGTATCCTTGGCACCAGGCACAGTGCCTAGTACACAGTGATACTCAGATACCACAATTTCTGAATTGGGTTTGGGTTGTATGGGATCTAGTGGCTGTGTCCTCATGATTTTACTCTTATCAAGCAGACAGTCAGTTTCCATTTTGGTATCCTCAACTACAGTGAGTAGCCCCCCCCCAGAATGGCTCCTGGCAATAGGTAATATACCATGAAGGCACATGGAAAGCATATTTATGTCTAAATATTTTTCCACCATACggacaaaaaaggaaatttgtaTTGCTGGAACGTACCTCTAAAAGCCAGTCTAGAAGTATTGACCTCATCTGTGGTTCCAATTCAGAATGCAGAACTTCAAAATGTTTGTCATGAACATATCTGGtctctttttttaacatgtttagcCAAACATCCTGTGAACATCCCCAGCTATGGAAAGGGGCAAAATAATTGTGTGACCTACATAATATACAAGCTACCTGTTTCACATAGAGTAAACTCAACTTTCAAACACTGAAATCCAACTTTGAATTAGAATTTGGAAGGACAACCTTTTAAAAGTAAATCAGGAAAAATTGCTACTTTTAGAAACCATTTCTTTAGCATGAAATTATACAGCAAGAACTTGGACTATGAGAATCTAAATTGACAGATTTCAAGAGTGCTTTCTAGTCcccatttatttataatttacaaaggCACCTGTTTAAGATAACTATGTTTTCTCAAGAGCAAcactaaaaaagtaaatatttaaagcatATGATCCCAGCAGAGACAGTCTCAATCACCTCCAAATAGATCATCACTACATTACAGTGGGGTTAACGTGGGACAGTATGGAGAAGAGGAAGACTGGTGAGTTTAAATGTATGAGTCCATTAATTTGCTTATTAAagccaaatataaattattacactacacattttatataatttgtacctcttagtcattcattaactagaaaaaaaaaagtatagaccTTAATAAGTAGGCTTGGTAAGAAAAATAGCTGATCTATCAAATGAAAATGCTGTACATGTTAAAATACTTCCATGTTAACAATTTAGGTAAATTATTTAAACTCCATTAAAAAGGTGattcagggtttccctggtggcgcagtggtaaagaatccgcctgccaatgcaggggacacgggttcgatccctggtccaggaagatcccacatgccgcggaacaactaagtctgtgtgccacaattactgagcctgtgctctagagcccgtgagccacaactactgagcctgtgtgccctagagcccatgctccgcaacaaagagaagccaccacaacgagaagcctgtgcacaccaatgaagagtagcccccgctcaccgcaactagagaaagcccgcgtgcagcaatgaagacctaacgcagccaaaaataaataaataaataaatctataaataaataaataaataaataaaaaggtgatTGAGTTCTTCTGATAAGGCTTACAGTCTTCAGCAAGCAAGTGAAAATGATATAGAATCAATGTTTTAAATACCCATGTCATTTGCATATAGCATTACTGtcagataaaataatatatgcttaaagactagtaaaaaaaaaagcagtttttcTACAAGTTTTTCTATCTTATAATGAAggcaaaaaataactcaaaatagcACCATATATTACATCAGTAAATTTTAATCTCCGACATTAAATTACTGAAATTTTTCTTACCTTAAATCAGGCAAAGGTGAAGGAttaatgaaaagatttttaaatctgtaatttGTAAATCTGGAGAAGTCGCTTGTTCCTGTTTCTTTGTGGGGTGTTTCAATGATAATGCAAGGACTGATCCCCCCAGAtaatacaggtggccaacaattctgtcatttaaaaaaaataaaaatatctctgtGAAATAGGAAACCAGCTTTTGTCTTGGATCTTTTATAAATGAAAGCTAATACTTCTAAACAGTCTACATTTTTCCCCAAACACCATCGTTAGCTAACATTGCTGACTAAGCtgacatacatattttataaataagccaTATAGCTCATTTCAATCTTCATAAAGAATAACAGGTAGGATGTTTTAGACAAAATACAATTCTGGAAATACAAGACGTTAGGTATTGAGGGAGaggagaaacaacaacaaaacacgtGTGTAGTCAAATATTAATCACTTTCAAGATTATAAAATT
This DNA window, taken from Eubalaena glacialis isolate mEubGla1 chromosome 17, mEubGla1.1.hap2.+ XY, whole genome shotgun sequence, encodes the following:
- the CCNE2 gene encoding G1/S-specific cyclin-E2 — encoded protein: MSRRSSRLQAKQQPQPSQTDSPQETQIIQAKKRKTAQDVKKRKEEKVIKKHQYEIRNCWPPVLSGGISPCIIIETPHKETGTSDFSRFTNYRFKNLFINPSPLPDLSWGCSQDVWLNMLKKETRYVHDKHFEVLHSELEPQMRSILLDWLLEVCEVYTLHRETFYLAQDFFDRFMLTQKDINKNMLQLIGITSLFIASKLEEIYAPKLQEFAYVTDGACSEEDILRMELIILKALKWELCPVTVISWLNLFLQVDALKDAPKVLLPQYSQEKFIQIAQLLDLCILAIDSLEFQYRILAAAALCHFTSLEVVKKASGLEWDNISECVDWMVPFVSIVKSTSPVKLKVFKKISMEDRHNIQTHTNYLAMLDEVNYMNTFRKGGQLSPVCNGGIMTPPKSTEKPPGKH